A DNA window from Sphingomonas profundi contains the following coding sequences:
- a CDS encoding SDR family NAD(P)-dependent oxidoreductase → MEMGLLDFARRVAIVTGGGRGMGRSHALMLASRGARIVVNDILSPTGENPAEDVAAEIRAAGGEAVPVNDSVVGGCDAIVQAAIDAFGQLDIIVSNAGVMSSETLADAAAENWHTVFDIHFRGTVEVCRAAWPHLVKSGSGRIVTTSSSGMLGNAGLTSYGSAKGGIFSFTRSLAIEGQDHGINANVILPSAKTRITDTIDDPAIAATLARHFQSDHVSALVTWLVHQDTAVTNEAFQVSGGRAGRVVMAAMPTVRVAESTPEIWAEKQGELMADGPLKPLLTTAAMFGDELADADPAIRHAMSGETGGLALKPTTGREG, encoded by the coding sequence ATGGAAATGGGATTGCTTGATTTCGCCCGTCGGGTCGCGATCGTCACCGGCGGCGGGCGCGGAATGGGGCGCAGCCACGCGCTGATGCTTGCCTCGCGCGGCGCCCGCATCGTCGTCAACGACATCCTCTCGCCGACCGGGGAAAACCCGGCCGAGGACGTCGCCGCCGAAATCCGCGCCGCCGGTGGCGAGGCGGTCCCGGTCAACGACAGCGTCGTCGGTGGGTGCGATGCGATCGTGCAGGCGGCGATCGATGCGTTCGGCCAGCTCGACATCATCGTGAGCAACGCCGGCGTGATGAGCAGCGAGACGCTTGCCGATGCGGCGGCGGAGAATTGGCACACCGTCTTCGACATCCACTTTCGCGGCACCGTCGAGGTCTGCCGTGCCGCCTGGCCGCATCTGGTCAAGTCCGGTTCGGGCCGCATCGTCACCACCTCGTCCAGCGGGATGCTCGGCAACGCGGGGCTGACCAGCTACGGATCGGCCAAGGGCGGCATCTTCAGCTTCACCCGCAGCCTTGCGATCGAGGGGCAGGATCACGGCATCAACGCCAACGTCATCCTGCCTTCCGCCAAGACCCGGATCACCGACACGATCGACGATCCCGCCATCGCGGCCACCCTGGCGCGGCATTTCCAGTCGGATCACGTCTCCGCGCTCGTCACCTGGCTCGTGCATCAGGATACGGCGGTGACGAACGAGGCGTTCCAGGTGAGCGGCGGGCGCGCCGGCCGCGTGGTGATGGCGGCGATGCCGACCGTCCGCGTGGCGGAGAGCACGCCGGAAATCTGGGCTGAGAAGCAAGGCGAGCTGATGGCGGACGGTCCGCTCAAGCCGCTGCTGACCACCGCCGCGATGTTCGGCGACGAGCTTGCCGATGCCGATCCCGCCATCCGCCACGCCATGAGCGGCGAGACCGGCGGCCTGGCGCTGAAGCCGACCACCGGCCGCGAAGGCTGA
- a CDS encoding cytochrome P450 yields the protein MATQPHRDLPENVPVHRLYDIDIYAPSPTGGDYFAAWAKIHAASESGLLWTPRNDGHWIATRAGTITDVLSDYEHFSNRIIFVPKSSGEAHNIVPTTLDPPEHRPYRNILNGSLAPKQVNRVEESFRPIAAELIETFRLDGRCEFATQYAELFPIRIFMRIVDLPEADAPRLKALADQTIRPDGQMTYEEALDGLYAYLQPVIDARRGTDGQDMISRIVNGEVNGRPVNDREAREMCAQMLIAGLDTVVNFLTFMMLFLATHPEPCAALVADPARIPAFINELLRRFGIVTTGRVVREDYDYQGVTLRAGDMVVVPTALHGIDPAVYPDPLAVSLDRGNARHSAFGSGNHTCPGAHLARTEIRATLQEWLAHIPIFSLAPGSELRFSGGIVACVHALPLIWDPATTR from the coding sequence ATGGCGACCCAGCCGCATCGGGATCTGCCGGAGAACGTCCCCGTCCATCGCCTCTACGATATCGACATCTATGCGCCGTCGCCGACAGGCGGCGATTATTTCGCGGCATGGGCCAAGATCCATGCCGCGAGCGAGTCCGGCCTGCTGTGGACGCCGCGTAACGACGGCCACTGGATCGCGACGCGCGCCGGGACGATTACCGACGTGCTCTCCGATTACGAGCATTTCTCGAACCGGATCATCTTCGTGCCGAAAAGCTCGGGCGAGGCGCATAATATCGTGCCGACGACGCTCGATCCGCCCGAGCATCGCCCCTATCGCAACATCCTCAACGGCAGCCTCGCACCCAAGCAGGTCAATCGCGTCGAGGAGAGCTTCCGCCCGATCGCCGCCGAGCTGATCGAGACGTTCCGGCTCGACGGGCGCTGCGAATTCGCCACCCAATATGCCGAGCTATTCCCGATCCGCATCTTCATGCGCATCGTCGATCTGCCCGAGGCGGATGCCCCCCGGCTCAAGGCGCTCGCGGACCAGACGATCCGGCCGGATGGGCAGATGACCTATGAGGAGGCGCTCGACGGTCTCTACGCCTATCTCCAGCCGGTCATCGATGCACGGCGCGGCACCGATGGGCAGGACATGATCAGCCGCATCGTCAACGGCGAGGTGAACGGCCGGCCGGTGAACGATCGCGAGGCGCGCGAGATGTGCGCCCAGATGCTGATCGCCGGGCTGGATACGGTGGTGAACTTCCTCACCTTCATGATGCTGTTCCTCGCCACCCACCCGGAGCCGTGTGCCGCTCTGGTGGCCGATCCGGCGCGCATCCCCGCCTTCATCAACGAATTGCTGCGCCGCTTCGGCATCGTCACCACCGGCCGCGTCGTCCGCGAGGACTATGACTATCAAGGCGTCACGCTACGCGCGGGCGACATGGTGGTGGTGCCGACCGCGCTGCACGGCATCGATCCGGCGGTCTATCCCGATCCGCTCGCCGTCTCGCTCGATCGCGGCAATGCGCGCCATTCGGCGTTCGGCAGCGGCAACCACACCTGCCCGGGCGCCCACCTCGCGCGCACCGAGATCCGCGCGACCTTGCAGGAATGGCTGGCGCACATCCCGATATTCTCGCTTGCGCCGGGCAGCGAGCTGCGTTTCTCCGGCGGCATCGTCGCCTGCGTGCACGCGCTGCCGTTGATCTGGGATCCCGCCACGACACGGTGA
- a CDS encoding nuclear transport factor 2 family protein has protein sequence MTEQSLEQRIKLIEDELAVQKLMKTYCKRADAFDWVGWAECFTEDSLFEFHGGFGTMNGKADILEKCRGSMDHVYSSFIHYIVDIDVDVDGSDRATGTGNIIFAALTDDDKPTDYLLQGGRYKWEFARTADGWRIARTLLRFIWNNGADADSVFVPDDEKAAA, from the coding sequence TTGACCGAGCAAAGTCTGGAACAGCGCATCAAGCTGATCGAGGATGAACTGGCCGTCCAGAAGCTGATGAAGACCTATTGCAAGCGCGCCGACGCGTTCGACTGGGTCGGCTGGGCCGAATGCTTCACCGAGGACTCGCTGTTCGAGTTCCACGGCGGCTTCGGCACGATGAACGGCAAGGCCGACATATTGGAGAAGTGCCGCGGCAGCATGGATCACGTCTATTCGTCGTTCATCCACTATATCGTCGATATCGACGTGGATGTCGACGGCAGCGATCGAGCCACCGGCACCGGCAACATCATCTTCGCGGCGCTGACCGACGACGACAAGCCGACCGACTATCTGCTCCAGGGCGGACGCTACAAATGGGAATTCGCGCGGACCGCCGACGGCTGGCGCATCGCCCGCACGCTGCTGCGCTTCATCTGGAACAACGGGGCGGATGCCGATTCGGTGTTTGTGCCGGACGACGAAAAGGCCGCCGCCTGA
- a CDS encoding nuclear transport factor 2 family protein has translation MSRQDHDAIEAVVLDFFRLVDMGRADETLALFTPDATVTFAPGSPKPGTIAGPDIAAAMTARAAQKEVTTRHVVTNFHIERRSEGRTICSSLLTLYRTDAGRSKAFPPTIADVEDVMEQSDGRWRIAARTITPIFVG, from the coding sequence ATGTCCCGTCAGGACCATGACGCGATCGAGGCCGTCGTGCTCGATTTCTTCCGGCTCGTGGACATGGGGCGGGCTGACGAGACGCTGGCACTGTTCACGCCGGATGCGACGGTCACGTTCGCGCCCGGATCACCGAAGCCCGGGACGATCGCCGGCCCCGATATCGCGGCAGCGATGACCGCGAGGGCGGCGCAGAAGGAGGTGACGACGCGGCACGTCGTCACGAACTTCCATATCGAGCGTCGGAGCGAGGGACGTACCATCTGCTCCTCATTACTAACGCTTTACCGCACCGACGCTGGCCGATCGAAGGCCTTTCCGCCGACCATCGCCGATGTCGAGGATGTGATGGAGCAGAGCGACGGACGGTGGCGAATCGCCGCGCGCACGATCACGCCAATCTTCGTCGGATAG